Proteins from a single region of Paraburkholderia sp. ZP32-5:
- a CDS encoding hydantoinase/oxoprolinase family protein, whose amino-acid sequence MNLIGVDIGGTFTDLVGYRHGELVLSKTLTTPANPTDGVARALDLAGTRLGEIDEFLHGSTIAINTVLERSGVVTALITTEGFRDVYEIGRGNRPDAFDIQFRRPRPLVPRDLRHEVRERLNARGDVLVPLDEAQVLALGERLVGAGIESVAVCLLHAYANPVHERAVGRLLREAFPTLFVTLSHEILRECREYERTSTTVLNAYVGPRVQRYLRTLEAHLRERGFDGGIHMMRSSGGSMSLAHACVEPVSMMESGPVAGMIGAGHVAKQLGLRQVIGFDMGGTTAKATLITDGEMTIEEGYYIGGYSTGQPMQLPVVAIVEVGTGGGSIAWRDDSGGLHVGPRSAGSAPGPVCYARGGEEPTITDANLVLGRLNAGRFLGGGMALDAEGAERAIATRVGEPLNLPTAEAAMGIVRIADSAMALAVRAVSVRKGVDPRDAAMIAFGGAGPVHAAALCKEIHIPTLVIPNLPGNFSALGMLLAPWRHDVVRTLVGTLGQLDAGAVAAAFEDLRASARRQLASDGLDDAQAQFAFGVDLRYRGQEHSIAVPLASPDALSHTNTELRARFDELHDKRYGHSAVGEIIEVVNLRLTVTVERATGSADKLLGAELPEATEPREQTRDVIFDDPARPLPTRILWRPSLAAGFTVEGPAIIEEPHSTTVLFPGDVARVTEHGHIVIAIQLSPEGLQ is encoded by the coding sequence ATGAATCTCATAGGCGTGGATATCGGCGGTACTTTTACCGATCTCGTCGGCTACCGGCACGGCGAACTCGTGCTCTCGAAGACCCTTACCACCCCCGCGAACCCGACCGACGGCGTCGCGCGCGCACTCGATCTGGCCGGCACCCGGCTCGGCGAAATCGACGAGTTCCTGCACGGCTCGACCATCGCGATCAACACGGTGCTCGAACGCAGCGGCGTCGTCACCGCGCTGATTACAACCGAAGGCTTTCGCGATGTCTACGAAATCGGCCGTGGCAACCGGCCCGATGCGTTCGATATCCAGTTCAGACGGCCGCGCCCGCTGGTGCCGCGCGACCTGCGCCATGAAGTGCGCGAGCGGCTCAACGCACGCGGCGACGTGTTGGTGCCACTCGACGAAGCGCAAGTGCTCGCGCTCGGCGAACGGCTGGTTGGCGCGGGCATCGAGTCCGTCGCGGTCTGTCTGCTGCACGCGTATGCGAATCCTGTCCACGAACGCGCGGTGGGCCGCCTGCTGCGTGAAGCGTTTCCGACGCTGTTCGTCACGCTGTCGCATGAAATCCTGCGCGAATGCCGCGAATACGAACGCACGTCGACCACGGTGCTGAATGCGTATGTCGGTCCGCGCGTGCAGCGCTATCTGCGCACGCTCGAAGCGCATCTGCGCGAGCGCGGCTTCGACGGCGGCATCCATATGATGCGGTCGAGCGGCGGCAGCATGTCGCTCGCGCATGCATGTGTCGAGCCGGTGTCGATGATGGAGTCGGGGCCGGTCGCCGGCATGATCGGCGCCGGGCACGTGGCGAAGCAGCTCGGGCTGCGGCAGGTGATCGGCTTCGATATGGGCGGCACGACCGCGAAGGCCACGCTGATCACCGACGGCGAAATGACGATCGAAGAGGGTTACTACATCGGCGGCTATTCGACCGGCCAGCCGATGCAACTGCCGGTGGTCGCGATCGTCGAGGTCGGCACCGGCGGCGGCAGCATCGCGTGGCGCGACGATTCGGGCGGGCTGCACGTCGGCCCGCGCAGCGCGGGTTCGGCGCCGGGGCCGGTGTGCTACGCGCGCGGCGGCGAGGAGCCGACCATCACCGACGCGAACCTCGTGCTCGGGCGCCTGAATGCCGGGCGCTTTCTCGGCGGCGGCATGGCGCTCGATGCCGAAGGCGCGGAGCGCGCGATCGCCACGCGCGTCGGCGAGCCACTGAATCTGCCGACCGCCGAGGCCGCGATGGGCATCGTCAGGATCGCCGATTCGGCGATGGCGCTGGCGGTGCGCGCCGTGTCGGTGCGCAAGGGCGTGGATCCGCGCGATGCCGCGATGATCGCGTTCGGCGGCGCCGGGCCGGTGCACGCGGCCGCGCTGTGCAAGGAAATTCATATCCCGACACTGGTGATTCCGAACCTGCCCGGCAACTTCTCGGCGCTCGGCATGCTGCTCGCGCCGTGGCGTCACGACGTGGTGCGCACGCTGGTCGGCACACTCGGTCAGCTCGATGCGGGCGCGGTCGCCGCCGCGTTCGAGGATCTGCGCGCGAGCGCCCGCCGTCAGCTCGCCAGCGACGGGCTCGACGACGCGCAGGCGCAGTTCGCGTTCGGCGTCGATCTGCGTTACCGGGGGCAGGAGCACAGCATCGCGGTGCCGCTCGCGTCGCCCGATGCGCTGTCGCATACCAATACCGAGTTGCGCGCGCGCTTCGACGAACTGCACGACAAACGCTACGGCCATTCGGCGGTCGGCGAGATCATCGAGGTCGTCAATCTGCGTTTGACGGTGACGGTCGAGCGCGCCACCGGCTCGGCCGACAAACTGCTCGGCGCGGAGCTGCCCGAGGCGACCGAACCCCGCGAACAGACTCGCGACGTGATCTTCGACGATCCGGCCCGGCCGCTGCCGACCCGCATCCTGTGGCGTCCGAGTCTCGCGGCCGGTTTCACGGTCGAGGGGCCGGCCATCATCGAGGAACCGCATTCGACCACGGTGCTGTTTCCGGGCGACGTCGCGCGCGTCACCGAACACGGCCACATCGTGATCGCCATCCAACTTTCGCCAGAGGGCCTGCAATGA
- the hisC gene encoding histidinol-phosphate transaminase yields the protein MSEFLTQCAPHILDIPPYVAGRPVSDVMREFGLERSTIVKLASNENPLGMPPLAKAAIAAALEEASRYPDSNGHDLKQALAAAYSVDAACITLGNGSHDLLEMAAHAVLHPGLSAVYSQYAFVVYGNATQACGAEHIVVPVDSQMGHDLDAMLAAIKPNTRLMFVANPNNPTGTFIAGSKIEAFLEKVPPHIIVVLDEAYTEYLSDGDRYDSLHWIERFPNLCVTRTFSKAFGLAGLRVGFGVASPTLTGLLNRLRPAFNVNSLAQAAAIAALSDHDFLERSRTINLQGLERLGKAFDELGLAYVRSHGNFVMVKVGEEKEAGQRVNGALMRRGVIVRPLASYGLPQWLRVTVGTPEENTRFIEELSSIVESIRAA from the coding sequence ATGTCAGAGTTTCTTACGCAGTGCGCTCCCCATATTCTCGACATTCCGCCGTATGTGGCGGGACGACCGGTATCCGATGTCATGCGCGAGTTCGGCCTCGAGCGTTCGACCATCGTCAAACTCGCATCGAACGAAAATCCGCTCGGGATGCCGCCTCTCGCGAAAGCGGCTATCGCCGCCGCGCTCGAAGAAGCGAGCCGTTATCCGGATTCGAATGGCCACGATCTGAAGCAGGCGCTCGCCGCCGCTTATTCCGTCGACGCCGCCTGTATCACGCTCGGCAACGGCAGTCACGATCTGCTTGAAATGGCCGCGCACGCGGTACTGCATCCGGGACTGTCGGCGGTGTATTCGCAGTACGCCTTCGTCGTGTACGGCAACGCGACCCAGGCATGCGGCGCCGAACATATCGTCGTGCCCGTCGATTCGCAGATGGGCCACGATCTCGATGCAATGCTCGCGGCGATCAAACCGAATACGCGATTGATGTTCGTCGCCAATCCGAACAATCCCACTGGCACATTCATTGCCGGCAGCAAGATCGAAGCGTTCCTCGAAAAAGTCCCGCCTCATATCATCGTGGTGCTGGACGAGGCCTATACGGAATATCTGAGCGACGGCGACCGCTACGACTCGCTGCACTGGATCGAGCGCTTTCCGAATCTCTGCGTGACGCGCACCTTTTCGAAGGCCTTCGGGCTCGCCGGCTTGCGCGTCGGCTTCGGCGTCGCCAGCCCCACGCTAACCGGTCTTCTGAACCGGCTGCGCCCGGCATTCAACGTCAATTCGCTCGCGCAGGCCGCGGCGATTGCCGCGCTGTCCGATCACGACTTCCTCGAACGCTCGCGCACGATCAACCTGCAGGGGTTGGAGCGGCTCGGCAAGGCTTTCGATGAACTCGGCCTCGCCTATGTGCGTTCGCATGGCAACTTCGTGATGGTCAAGGTCGGTGAAGAGAAGGAAGCCGGTCAACGGGTCAACGGCGCGCTGATGCGCCGCGGCGTGATCGTGCGCCCACTCGCGAGCTACGGCTTGCCGCAGTGGCTGCGCGTGACGGTCGGCACGCCCGAGGAAAACACGCGCTTTATCGAGGAGCTTTCTTCGATCGTCGAGTCGATACGCGCGGCATAG
- a CDS encoding hydantoinase B/oxoprolinase family protein, which translates to MTADTHAAAPSAVPAARKVNPITLEVVTNSLIAYAEEMALALCKSAYNMMIYEVRDFCCGLIDTEGRMICQNSGGLPIFLADLDIAVRDGIERYGLDGFAPGDVIIMNHAGVCGQHLNNVVVYTPCFHEGRLVAFAANRAHWVDVGGLRTGFGNVQTYEIFHEGIQMRSIKLYDAGKRNEGVWQMISDNIRFPDASLGDLRAQIAACQLGGRRLAELYGRYTVQTVSDCIAASWDQAEADARAVVERIPDGVYTAESRLDSDGRRLNIPLRVKVSVKVEGSNLTIDYSEMNEQVPGPLNSGYSGGLSAARVAFKCITAPHAPVNEGCFRPLTLVSPLGTMLNARPPAALGLWSVALPTVIDTLLRALTPALPQFIPAAHKGDMGGCSFYGQRAQSGERYVLMNIFGGGWGGRNSADGESASVSICQGDVRNTPVELQEIRYPFLIECHQLRADSGGPGRQRGGLGVELRYRCLEDSTVNINLERIIDPPWGVDGGQPGRSNASLIRRVDGSERSITKESNVALAQGDTVTFWTAGGGGYGDPLERPRDTVHEDVRLGYVSAEGAARDYGYGAAEGAEPARANEGAA; encoded by the coding sequence ATGACAGCCGACACTCACGCCGCCGCGCCATCCGCCGTGCCGGCCGCCCGCAAGGTCAATCCGATCACGCTCGAAGTGGTCACCAATTCGCTGATCGCATACGCGGAAGAAATGGCGCTCGCGCTGTGCAAATCCGCGTACAACATGATGATTTACGAGGTGCGCGACTTCTGTTGCGGGCTCATCGATACCGAAGGGCGGATGATCTGCCAGAACTCGGGCGGCCTGCCGATCTTTCTCGCCGACCTGGATATCGCGGTGCGCGACGGCATCGAGCGTTATGGGTTGGACGGCTTCGCGCCCGGCGACGTGATCATCATGAATCACGCCGGCGTGTGCGGGCAGCATCTGAATAACGTCGTCGTGTATACGCCGTGCTTCCATGAAGGCCGGCTCGTTGCGTTCGCGGCCAATCGCGCGCACTGGGTCGACGTCGGCGGCCTGCGCACCGGCTTTGGCAACGTGCAGACCTACGAGATCTTCCACGAGGGCATCCAGATGCGCTCGATCAAGCTGTACGACGCCGGCAAGCGCAACGAGGGCGTGTGGCAGATGATCTCCGACAACATCCGCTTTCCCGACGCGTCGCTCGGCGATCTGCGCGCGCAGATCGCCGCCTGCCAGCTCGGCGGCCGGCGTCTGGCCGAGCTGTATGGGCGCTATACGGTGCAGACCGTCAGCGACTGCATCGCCGCTTCATGGGACCAGGCCGAGGCCGATGCACGCGCGGTGGTCGAGCGGATTCCGGACGGCGTCTACACCGCCGAATCGCGGCTCGACAGCGACGGCCGCCGCCTGAACATACCGTTGCGCGTGAAAGTATCGGTGAAGGTCGAAGGCTCGAACCTGACCATCGATTATTCGGAGATGAACGAACAGGTGCCGGGTCCACTGAACTCCGGTTACTCAGGCGGCCTGTCCGCCGCGCGGGTCGCGTTCAAGTGCATCACGGCGCCGCATGCGCCGGTCAACGAAGGCTGCTTCCGGCCGCTGACGCTGGTTTCGCCGCTGGGCACGATGCTCAACGCGAGGCCGCCGGCCGCGCTCGGGCTGTGGAGCGTCGCGTTGCCGACCGTCATCGATACGCTGCTGCGCGCGTTGACACCGGCGCTGCCGCAGTTCATTCCCGCAGCGCACAAGGGCGACATGGGCGGCTGCTCGTTCTATGGTCAGCGCGCGCAAAGCGGCGAGCGCTACGTGCTGATGAATATCTTCGGCGGCGGTTGGGGCGGCCGTAATAGCGCGGATGGCGAGTCCGCGTCGGTGTCGATCTGTCAGGGCGACGTGCGCAATACGCCGGTCGAGCTGCAGGAAATCCGCTATCCGTTCCTGATCGAATGCCATCAGTTGCGCGCCGACAGCGGCGGGCCGGGGCGGCAGCGCGGCGGGCTCGGTGTCGAGCTGCGCTACCGCTGTCTGGAAGACAGCACGGTGAATATCAACCTCGAACGGATCATCGATCCGCCGTGGGGCGTCGACGGCGGTCAGCCGGGGCGCAGCAACGCGTCGCTGATCCGGCGCGTCGACGGCAGCGAGCGCTCGATCACCAAGGAAAGCAACGTCGCGCTCGCGCAGGGCGACACGGTCACGTTCTGGACGGCCGGCGGCGGTGGCTATGGCGATCCGCTCGAACGTCCGCGCGACACGGTGCATGAGGATGTGCGGCTCGGCTACGTGAGCGCGGAAGGCGCCGCGCGCGATTACGGCTACGGGGCTGCAGAGGGCGCAGAGCCTGCACGGGCCAACGAGGGCGCGGCGTGA
- a CDS encoding LysR family transcriptional regulator, which translates to MASEPFQIGNVSLKQLRAFVVVAQEKSFTNAAAVLHVTQAAVSLLIHELEKELGVRLLDRTSRAAQLTDAGAEFHPTAMRLLHELNAAIADTRDLSNRRRGRVSIAASPLLCSAMLPSIIAAYKRDYPEISVVLRDVASGDVRHLVEDGAVELGLGNPGGTGDLLAGETILLDEVVLIMPEHHPLSQQTEITWRDVARFPLIALTARNVTRQLVDVNASEAGVQLLPQYEVAQVWTVIGMVVAGLGIAFVPGYTAAVLDAYRVVARKLAGAPIARPIALLHRRGRTLSPAAQTFRDFLHGWLGEQKDASAWLAQARASSPGVIPSIHA; encoded by the coding sequence ATGGCTTCCGAACCGTTTCAGATCGGCAATGTGTCGCTCAAACAGTTGCGCGCTTTCGTGGTCGTTGCGCAGGAGAAGAGCTTCACCAACGCGGCAGCGGTGCTGCACGTCACGCAGGCCGCCGTCAGTCTGCTGATTCATGAACTGGAGAAAGAGCTTGGCGTCAGGCTGCTCGATCGCACGTCGCGCGCGGCGCAGTTGACCGACGCCGGCGCGGAGTTTCATCCGACCGCGATGCGGCTGCTGCATGAGCTGAACGCGGCGATCGCGGACACCCGCGATCTGTCGAACCGACGCCGCGGCCGTGTGAGCATCGCAGCCTCGCCGCTGCTGTGCTCGGCGATGCTGCCGTCGATCATTGCCGCGTACAAACGCGACTATCCGGAGATTTCGGTGGTGCTGCGCGATGTGGCGTCGGGCGATGTTCGACACCTGGTCGAGGATGGCGCGGTCGAACTCGGCCTCGGCAATCCCGGTGGCACCGGCGATCTGCTTGCGGGCGAAACCATTCTGCTCGACGAGGTGGTGTTGATCATGCCCGAGCATCACCCGCTCAGCCAGCAGACGGAAATCACATGGCGCGATGTCGCGCGCTTTCCGCTGATCGCGCTGACGGCGCGCAACGTAACGCGGCAGCTGGTCGATGTGAACGCAAGCGAAGCCGGCGTGCAGTTGCTTCCTCAATATGAAGTCGCGCAGGTGTGGACCGTGATCGGCATGGTAGTGGCCGGACTCGGCATTGCGTTCGTACCAGGGTATACGGCCGCCGTGCTGGACGCGTATCGAGTGGTTGCGCGCAAGCTGGCCGGCGCGCCGATTGCGCGGCCGATCGCATTGCTGCATCGGCGCGGCCGCACATTGAGCCCGGCCGCGCAGACCTTCCGCGATTTCCTGCACGGCTGGCTCGGCGAACAGAAAGACGCGAGTGCATGGCTTGCGCAAGCGCGCGCGTCATCTCCAGGGGTTATCCCGTCTATTCACGCCTGA
- a CDS encoding LysR family transcriptional regulator gives MRGLEVFVAVVDTGGFGSAASELDITQPAVSVHMRDLEAKVGSALFERHPGVSPQLTAVGRSFYAYAVDTLARARAMSSDVGQSKRKLHFAVQRFVANALLRRPLEEFTSLGTQVELIVRTGTFEEVHALYTKGAVDLVFLLGDGDMPELHTEPISRYRLAFIAPPTHPLAKEQNISIGALSAYPFVSPYEQSQFGRMIANRLRAIGLADPIIAAQAQEMNTVRDMVMAGMGITCALRRALQADLAAGSLIELDVDVEPMYVTLNYARRDRPDLPEIDTLIELMRRSEGLHL, from the coding sequence ATGCGAGGTCTCGAGGTCTTCGTCGCGGTGGTCGATACCGGCGGTTTCGGTTCGGCGGCCAGCGAACTCGATATCACGCAGCCCGCGGTCAGCGTTCATATGCGCGATCTGGAGGCCAAGGTCGGCAGCGCGCTGTTCGAACGTCATCCTGGTGTTTCCCCTCAGCTCACGGCGGTCGGCCGCAGCTTCTATGCGTACGCGGTCGATACGCTCGCACGCGCGCGAGCCATGTCTTCGGATGTCGGGCAGTCCAAACGCAAGCTGCATTTCGCGGTGCAGCGTTTCGTCGCGAACGCGCTGCTGCGCCGGCCGCTGGAAGAATTCACATCGCTGGGTACGCAGGTCGAACTGATCGTGCGCACCGGCACCTTCGAGGAAGTCCACGCGCTGTATACGAAAGGCGCGGTCGATCTGGTGTTCCTGCTCGGCGACGGCGACATGCCGGAGCTGCACACCGAGCCGATTTCGCGCTACCGGCTCGCCTTCATTGCGCCACCTACCCATCCGCTCGCCAAAGAACAGAACATTTCGATCGGCGCGCTATCGGCCTATCCGTTCGTGAGCCCCTACGAGCAATCGCAATTCGGCCGCATGATCGCGAACCGGTTGCGCGCGATCGGCCTCGCCGATCCGATCATCGCCGCCCAGGCGCAGGAGATGAACACGGTGCGCGACATGGTGATGGCCGGCATGGGCATCACCTGCGCGTTACGGCGCGCGTTGCAGGCGGATCTCGCCGCCGGCTCGCTGATCGAGCTGGATGTCGACGTCGAGCCAATGTATGTCACGCTCAACTACGCGCGCCGCGACCGGCCGGACTTGCCGGAAATCGACACGCTGATCGAATTGATGCGGCGCTCCGAAGGGCTGCATCTGTGA
- a CDS encoding aldehyde dehydrogenase family protein has protein sequence MNSYRHFYVDNQWQPVTGTSLIKLVSPVTEQQVGELLSCSKADVDAAIDSAHRCFPRWAASSIEQRERALTALRAAIAKRTEQIVASLVTEVGVPVWVGRSMQVPMPLANLDAIIEGLHQLKWEETIRTSRVVREPVGVVAAITPWNYPLHQIVAKVAGAIGAGCPTVLKASEVAPGAAQLFMEAVAEADLPPGLVNMVWGGAEVGEWLVSDPRIDIVSFTGSGPVASRILASTAGSLKRTALELGGKSAALILDDANLDAAVPMIVRRCMNNSGQACVAQSRLLTPRHLQDEVVQRITAALAEWKLGDPIDESTRLGPVANARQFDSIDRHIRAAVDAGATLLAGGAGRAPGFERGYFVAPTVFYDVTRTMQLNCEEVFGPVLAVMPYDGDDDGIELANATRYGLSGAVWSASESRAMNAARRMRTGQVILNGAPPNPASPFGGFGQSGFGRENGRFSIEAFLEYKSIQQ, from the coding sequence ATGAACAGTTATCGACACTTCTATGTCGACAATCAGTGGCAGCCCGTTACCGGCACGTCACTGATCAAGCTGGTGAGCCCCGTCACCGAGCAGCAGGTCGGCGAACTGCTGTCCTGCAGCAAGGCCGACGTCGATGCCGCCATCGATTCCGCGCATCGCTGCTTCCCTCGTTGGGCGGCCAGCAGCATCGAACAGCGCGAGCGCGCGCTGACCGCGCTGCGCGCGGCGATCGCGAAGCGCACCGAACAGATCGTCGCCAGCCTCGTGACCGAAGTCGGCGTGCCGGTGTGGGTCGGCCGCTCGATGCAGGTGCCGATGCCGCTCGCCAATCTCGACGCGATCATCGAAGGTCTGCACCAGTTGAAGTGGGAAGAGACCATTCGCACGTCGCGCGTGGTACGTGAACCGGTCGGCGTGGTCGCCGCGATCACGCCGTGGAATTACCCGCTGCATCAGATCGTCGCGAAAGTGGCCGGCGCAATCGGCGCGGGTTGCCCGACGGTGCTCAAGGCCAGCGAAGTCGCGCCCGGCGCCGCGCAGCTTTTTATGGAAGCGGTCGCCGAAGCGGATCTGCCGCCGGGGCTCGTGAACATGGTGTGGGGCGGCGCGGAAGTCGGCGAATGGCTGGTGTCGGACCCGCGTATCGATATCGTCAGCTTCACCGGTTCGGGCCCGGTCGCGAGCCGCATTCTCGCCAGCACGGCGGGCTCGCTGAAACGCACCGCGCTGGAACTCGGCGGCAAATCGGCCGCGCTGATTCTCGACGATGCGAATCTCGACGCGGCGGTGCCGATGATCGTGCGCCGCTGCATGAACAACTCGGGCCAGGCGTGCGTCGCGCAATCGCGTCTGCTGACGCCGCGTCATCTGCAGGACGAAGTCGTGCAGCGCATCACCGCGGCGCTTGCCGAATGGAAGCTCGGCGATCCGATCGATGAAAGCACGCGGCTCGGTCCGGTCGCGAACGCGCGCCAGTTCGACAGCATCGACCGGCACATCCGCGCCGCAGTCGACGCAGGCGCCACGCTGCTGGCCGGCGGCGCGGGCCGCGCGCCCGGCTTCGAACGCGGCTACTTCGTCGCGCCGACGGTCTTTTACGACGTCACCCGCACGATGCAGCTCAACTGCGAAGAAGTATTCGGCCCCGTACTCGCCGTGATGCCGTACGACGGCGACGACGACGGCATCGAACTCGCGAACGCCACCCGCTACGGACTGTCCGGCGCGGTGTGGTCGGCCAGCGAGTCACGTGCGATGAACGCGGCGCGCCGCATGCGCACGGGGCAGGTGATTCTCAACGGCGCGCCACCGAATCCCGCTTCGCCATTCGGGGGCTTTGGGCAGTCGGGATTCGGCCGCGAAAACGGCCGGTTCAGTATCGAAGCGTTTCTGGAATACAAGTCCATTCAACAATGA
- a CDS encoding MFS transporter produces MEASGKAGNWRGAVASTIGNVLEWYDFVLFGFLTLVISKQFFPADNPYGALLMTTATFGAGFVVRPIGGVVLGMYADRYGRKAGLTLVIMLMTLASAIVAFTPSFATIGIVAPLLVVLARLLQGISAGGEFGTATAMLVEYAPKSRRSFYGSWQMFAQALGALCAIAMGAILTNMFSKEAVESWAWRLPFAFGLLIGPVGIYIRNRMPETEAFSRLSKPARAPLSKVFSEYPREVFISTSMSAALNVMSYVIFTFLPIFAVQTLGMPLKLPFMVLLLSVSLRIVTIPFFGWLGDRVGQKLVMSISLFLFLLTLYPSYYWMIHAPSVTSILTVESVFALLSSAATSSVPSASAMLFPTSVRSTGLAISYNIGASLFGGFSPFILTWLMHVTGDKFVPAHYATLFFALGLIGVLMLRTDKDGQPIETVEDPRPGPDEAAGLKEAL; encoded by the coding sequence ATGGAAGCTTCTGGCAAGGCTGGAAACTGGCGAGGCGCGGTCGCTTCGACCATCGGTAACGTTCTCGAATGGTACGACTTCGTACTATTCGGCTTTCTCACGCTGGTGATCTCGAAGCAGTTTTTCCCGGCGGACAATCCTTACGGCGCGCTGCTGATGACTACGGCAACGTTCGGTGCCGGCTTCGTCGTGCGGCCGATCGGCGGCGTGGTGCTCGGTATGTACGCGGACCGCTACGGTCGTAAGGCGGGTTTGACGCTGGTGATCATGCTGATGACGCTGGCCTCGGCGATCGTCGCGTTCACGCCGAGCTTCGCGACGATCGGCATCGTCGCGCCGCTGCTGGTGGTGCTCGCGAGACTGCTGCAGGGCATTTCGGCCGGTGGCGAGTTCGGCACCGCGACCGCGATGCTGGTCGAATATGCGCCGAAAAGCCGCCGCAGCTTCTACGGCAGCTGGCAGATGTTCGCGCAGGCGCTGGGCGCGTTGTGCGCGATCGCGATGGGTGCGATCCTGACCAACATGTTCTCGAAAGAAGCGGTGGAATCGTGGGCGTGGCGCTTGCCGTTCGCCTTCGGCCTGCTGATCGGTCCAGTCGGTATCTACATTCGTAACCGGATGCCCGAGACCGAAGCGTTCTCGCGACTCAGCAAGCCCGCACGCGCGCCGCTCAGCAAGGTGTTCTCCGAATACCCGCGAGAAGTGTTCATTTCGACCTCGATGAGCGCGGCGTTGAACGTGATGTCCTACGTGATCTTCACGTTCCTGCCGATCTTCGCGGTGCAAACGCTCGGCATGCCGCTCAAGCTGCCGTTCATGGTGCTGCTGCTGTCGGTGTCGCTGCGTATCGTGACGATTCCGTTCTTCGGCTGGCTCGGCGACCGCGTCGGTCAGAAGCTCGTGATGAGCATTTCGCTGTTCCTGTTCCTGCTGACGCTCTACCCGTCCTACTACTGGATGATTCACGCACCGTCGGTGACGTCGATCCTCACGGTGGAAAGCGTGTTCGCGTTGCTGTCGAGCGCCGCGACCAGCTCGGTGCCGTCCGCGTCCGCGATGCTGTTCCCGACCTCCGTGCGTTCGACCGGTCTGGCGATTTCGTACAACATCGGCGCATCGTTGTTCGGCGGCTTCTCGCCGTTCATCCTGACCTGGCTGATGCATGTCACCGGCGACAAGTTCGTGCCGGCCCACTACGCGACGCTGTTCTTCGCGCTCGGTCTGATCGGCGTGTTGATGCTGCGCACCGACAAGGACGGCCAGCCGATCGAGACAGTGGAGGACCCGAGGCCCGGGCCGGATGAAGCGGCGGGCTTGAAAGAAGCGCTGTAG
- a CDS encoding M24 family metallopeptidase has protein sequence MSAALRDERRSRLRAAMRDAGLDLLVICGNAWRSDYLRFVADVTPMEGEALALFARDGRTRLVIEHPFDAARIAAEQPSCDVVCAPDAAAYAAALLRDTNSANPAHPSRTAIAPAHAVPWCLAQAGFAAGTDAATALLDALMVAKSAAEADAVAHAAALADEGYQVFRAASRVGRREYEVIADVEAWLRARGCPENFIIMGSGQQEVRSMHPPGERRLAPGDLVTTELTPCIDGYYAQLCRTLTIGEPTAIQRRAFAVYVEAMEAGIAKVRPGVTHGEIAAAQNDVFRKHGLGEYVSAEYTRVRGHGIGLYVDGPHVLEGVEQVLEPNMTLIVHPNTYHPEAGYIVLGDTVRVTETGCDVLSTSARELFAVTA, from the coding sequence GTGAGCGCGGCCTTGCGGGATGAACGGCGCTCGCGGCTGCGCGCGGCGATGCGCGATGCCGGCCTCGATCTGCTGGTGATCTGCGGTAACGCGTGGCGCAGCGACTATCTGCGTTTCGTTGCCGACGTCACACCGATGGAGGGCGAAGCGCTCGCGCTGTTTGCCCGCGACGGGCGCACGAGGCTGGTGATCGAGCATCCATTCGACGCGGCGCGTATCGCGGCCGAGCAGCCGTCGTGCGACGTCGTGTGCGCGCCGGACGCCGCCGCCTACGCGGCCGCGCTGCTGCGCGATACCAACTCCGCCAACCCCGCGCATCCGTCACGTACCGCGATCGCGCCCGCGCATGCGGTGCCGTGGTGTCTCGCACAGGCGGGCTTCGCGGCCGGCACCGATGCGGCCACCGCATTGCTCGATGCGTTGATGGTCGCGAAGTCCGCCGCCGAGGCCGACGCGGTCGCGCACGCCGCCGCGCTGGCCGACGAGGGCTACCAGGTGTTTCGCGCCGCGTCGCGGGTGGGACGCCGCGAGTACGAGGTGATCGCCGATGTCGAAGCGTGGCTGCGCGCGCGCGGTTGCCCGGAGAATTTCATCATCATGGGCTCGGGCCAGCAGGAGGTGCGCAGCATGCATCCGCCGGGCGAGCGGCGTCTGGCGCCCGGCGACCTGGTGACGACCGAACTGACGCCTTGCATCGACGGCTACTACGCGCAGCTTTGCCGCACGTTGACGATCGGCGAACCCACCGCGATCCAGCGGCGCGCGTTCGCCGTGTATGTCGAAGCGATGGAGGCGGGCATCGCGAAAGTGCGGCCGGGCGTTACGCATGGCGAGATTGCCGCCGCGCAGAACGACGTGTTCCGCAAGCATGGACTCGGTGAATACGTGAGCGCCGAATACACGCGTGTGCGAGGTCACGGCATTGGTCTGTATGTCGATGGCCCGCATGTGCTGGAGGGCGTCGAGCAGGTGCTGGAGCCGAACATGACGCTGATCGTGCATCCGAATACCTACCATCCGGAGGCCGGCTATATCGTGCTCGGCGATACGGTGCGCGTGACCGAGACCGGCTGCGACGTGCTGTCGACGAGCGCGCGCGAGCTGTTTGCCGTGACCGCCTGA